A part of Paraliobacillus zengyii genomic DNA contains:
- a CDS encoding LacI family DNA-binding transcriptional regulator produces the protein MTVTIKDIASVAGVSYSTVSKALNDSPLVKKVTKEKIVTLANKMGYEPNFAAQQLVSKKTKIIGLIWPTIERTVLSTLVTNISNEIDKTDYSMILSVDPVPKALETFRKFQVDGIILFEENNNVAISEQNIPLISYGVSSKKKATYPIIDANHEQAMKRAIAYLYRLGHRKITYIGNISPTDPLQMEKYRGFETAIKQHQLFFDNSHVINTNGLNWYDGYTAIKKLININPLPTAIVSGSYDISGGVIRCLRENNISIPKDMSVISYDNIPQMETLEIPLTAIGVSLEELAKEIVEAMIALIDTEQVNPITKKMNPTLVERSSCAYVKN, from the coding sequence ATGACAGTAACAATTAAAGACATAGCAAGTGTTGCAGGTGTTAGCTATTCAACAGTTTCCAAAGCTCTTAATGATAGCCCGCTTGTTAAAAAAGTAACAAAAGAAAAAATTGTTACTCTAGCAAATAAAATGGGGTATGAGCCCAACTTTGCCGCCCAACAGCTTGTAAGTAAGAAAACAAAAATAATTGGTTTAATATGGCCTACAATAGAAAGAACCGTTTTATCAACGCTTGTCACGAACATTAGTAATGAAATCGATAAAACCGATTATTCAATGATTCTATCAGTAGATCCTGTTCCTAAAGCTCTTGAAACATTTAGAAAGTTTCAGGTTGATGGCATTATATTATTTGAAGAAAATAACAACGTTGCGATTAGTGAACAGAATATCCCACTCATTTCTTATGGTGTATCAAGTAAAAAAAAGGCTACCTACCCAATAATTGATGCTAATCATGAACAAGCAATGAAAAGAGCCATTGCTTATTTATATCGATTAGGACATCGAAAAATAACTTATATCGGGAATATTTCTCCCACTGATCCACTACAAATGGAAAAGTATCGAGGTTTTGAAACTGCGATAAAGCAGCATCAACTATTCTTTGATAATAGTCATGTAATAAATACAAATGGGCTGAATTGGTATGATGGTTATACAGCAATTAAAAAACTAATCAACATAAATCCATTACCTACCGCTATTGTGAGTGGCAGTTATGATATAAGTGGCGGTGTTATCCGTTGCTTAAGAGAGAACAATATTAGTATTCCTAAGGATATGTCAGTGATTAGCTATGACAATATCCCACAAATGGAAACACTGGAAATACCTTTAACAGCAATTGGTGTGTCACTCGAAGAACTAGCTAAAGAAATTGTTGAAGCAATGATCGCTTTGATAGACACAGAACAGGTAAATCCAATTACAAAAAAAATGAATCCAACCCTAGTAGAGAGATCTTCATGCGCATATGTAAAAAATTGA
- the glsA gene encoding glutaminase A — MFCQTNKELEALVEEARSYTQYGKVADYIPALGKANPTDLSISINYPDGRCVSAGDVQKKFTLQSISKVISLAFVLMDRGSSEVFEHVGMEPTGDPFNSIAKLEKMIPAKPLNPMINAGALVVTHMIKGNSVEDRFKRLLSFIQELANDATISYSEGIAQSEFETADLNRALCYFLKQHNRLDGSVDDLIKLYTKQCAVEMNCLDLAHIGLVFAMNGFDPQTNKQIIPQNVARICKNFMVTCGMYNASGEFAMKIGIPAKSGVAGGIMGATPGRFGIGIFGPSLDEKGNSIAGIQLLEMLSKKYSLSMF, encoded by the coding sequence ATGTTTTGTCAAACAAATAAGGAGTTAGAAGCATTAGTGGAGGAAGCAAGGAGTTACACACAATATGGAAAAGTTGCAGATTATATTCCGGCACTAGGAAAGGCAAATCCAACTGATTTATCAATTTCTATAAATTATCCTGATGGTCGTTGTGTATCAGCTGGAGATGTTCAGAAGAAGTTTACGCTTCAAAGTATCTCAAAAGTGATTAGTTTGGCTTTCGTCCTGATGGATAGGGGATCAAGCGAAGTATTTGAGCATGTTGGAATGGAACCAACTGGAGATCCATTTAACTCTATCGCTAAACTAGAGAAAATGATTCCGGCTAAACCGCTTAATCCGATGATAAATGCAGGGGCGCTTGTTGTGACCCACATGATAAAAGGAAATTCAGTAGAAGATAGATTTAAACGGCTTTTATCCTTTATTCAGGAGTTAGCAAACGATGCGACGATTAGTTATAGTGAGGGGATAGCACAGTCTGAGTTTGAAACAGCTGATTTAAACCGAGCATTATGTTACTTTTTAAAACAACATAATCGATTGGATGGGAGTGTGGATGATCTCATTAAACTGTATACAAAACAGTGTGCAGTTGAAATGAACTGTTTGGATTTGGCTCACATTGGTCTAGTATTTGCAATGAACGGATTTGATCCACAAACCAATAAACAAATTATACCTCAGAATGTAGCACGTATTTGCAAAAACTTTATGGTAACCTGTGGCATGTATAATGCTTCGGGTGAGTTCGCAATGAAAATAGGTATCCCAGCAAAAAGTGGTGTGGCAGGTGGTATTATGGGTGCGACACCTGGAAGATTTGGTATTGGAATCTTTGGACCGTCTTTAGATGAAAAAGGTAATAGCATTGCAGGCATACAGTTATTAGAGATGTTATCAAAGAAATATAGCTTGAGTATGTTTTGA
- a CDS encoding YppG family protein yields the protein MLQLGPTPQRRPYRNQRQGRRALPPNAFPFQNNSPFGQVNSPFRGDFMTPQRQQLQGQNNFTQGLGSLITDENGKLDMGKVGKGFRNVMGVASQAGPVIKMVRGLF from the coding sequence ATGTTACAGCTAGGACCCACACCACAACGTCGTCCTTATCGTAATCAGCGACAAGGTAGAAGAGCTTTACCACCAAATGCTTTTCCATTCCAAAATAATAGCCCGTTTGGGCAGGTCAATAGTCCATTTCGAGGAGATTTCATGACCCCACAAAGACAACAACTTCAAGGTCAAAACAATTTTACACAAGGATTAGGATCATTAATAACAGATGAAAATGGGAAATTAGATATGGGCAAAGTAGGGAAAGGTTTTAGAAATGTTATGGGCGTAGCAAGCCAAGCAGGGCCCGTAATTAAAATGGTAAGAGGCCTTTTTTAA
- the uxaC gene encoding glucuronate isomerase: protein MKQFMDEDFLLESDLAKTLFNDYAKDLPIIDYHCHLSPKEIYENKMFKNITEIWLYGDHYKWRAMRANGVDEAYITGDANDYDKFIAWAKTIPMLIGNPLYNWTHLELQRFFDIDTVFNEETAPDIWGAVNKKLTSGKFGARNLIEMSNVEVICTTDDPIDDLQYHQRLQQDDSFSVKVLPSFRPDKGLEINRDGFQNWTKSLEEVSGVAIASYDDFLKALESRVEFFHAIGGRVSDHALDAVMYSESTKEEVEAVFKRAINGEKVSEIDEGKFKAQTLLFLGKLYTKFNWAMQFHINAFRNNNTRMFNQLGPDTGYDAMNDGLIARPLVKLLDSLERENALPRTILYSLNPKDNSTIATISGSFQSGGIPGKIQLGTAWWYNDTKAGMLSQMETLASIGVFSRFIGMLTDSRSLLSYPRHEYFRRLVCSLIAKWVENGEVPEDEESLGKIVKGISYYNAKNYFQFE, encoded by the coding sequence ATGAAGCAGTTTATGGATGAAGATTTCCTATTGGAAAGTGATTTAGCTAAAACGCTATTTAATGATTATGCGAAGGATCTGCCAATCATTGATTATCACTGTCATTTGAGTCCGAAAGAAATATATGAAAATAAGATGTTCAAAAATATTACGGAAATATGGTTGTACGGGGACCACTATAAATGGCGAGCAATGCGAGCAAACGGTGTTGATGAAGCATATATAACAGGTGATGCGAATGACTATGATAAGTTTATTGCCTGGGCAAAAACAATTCCAATGCTGATTGGTAATCCATTATATAATTGGACGCACTTAGAGCTCCAACGTTTTTTTGATATTGATACTGTATTTAATGAAGAAACAGCTCCAGATATTTGGGGAGCGGTTAATAAAAAGTTAACGAGTGGTAAGTTCGGTGCCCGTAATTTAATTGAAATGTCGAATGTAGAAGTGATTTGTACAACGGATGACCCGATTGATGATTTGCAATATCACCAAAGACTACAACAAGATGATAGCTTTTCGGTTAAAGTTTTACCAAGTTTCCGTCCAGATAAAGGATTGGAAATAAATCGAGACGGTTTTCAAAATTGGACGAAATCATTAGAAGAAGTATCTGGCGTTGCGATTGCGTCTTACGATGATTTTTTAAAAGCGCTAGAATCAAGAGTGGAGTTTTTTCATGCTATTGGTGGTCGAGTTTCCGATCATGCACTTGACGCAGTGATGTATAGCGAGTCTACGAAAGAAGAAGTAGAGGCAGTTTTCAAACGTGCTATTAATGGAGAAAAAGTTTCCGAAATAGATGAAGGTAAATTTAAAGCGCAAACACTTTTATTCTTGGGAAAACTGTATACCAAGTTTAACTGGGCGATGCAATTTCATATCAATGCGTTTCGAAATAACAATACAAGAATGTTTAATCAATTAGGTCCTGATACAGGTTACGATGCAATGAATGATGGTTTAATTGCCAGACCATTAGTTAAGTTACTCGATTCGTTAGAAAGAGAAAATGCTCTTCCAAGGACAATTCTATATTCACTAAATCCAAAAGATAATAGCACCATAGCAACAATTAGTGGTAGTTTTCAAAGTGGTGGAATTCCAGGCAAAATTCAATTGGGAACTGCATGGTGGTACAACGATACAAAAGCTGGAATGTTAAGTCAGATGGAAACCTTAGCGAGTATTGGTGTATTCAGCCGTTTTATTGGTATGTTAACGGACTCCAGAAGTTTATTATCCTATCCAAGACACGAGTATTTTAGAAGACTAGTATGCTCGTTAATTGCAAAGTGGGTAGAAAATGGAGAAGTGCCAGAAGACGAGGAATCCTTAGGAAAAATTGTTAAAGGTATTTCTTACTATAATGCAAAGAATTATTTTCAATTTGAGTAA
- a CDS encoding winged helix-turn-helix transcriptional regulator, producing MDKAPEYCRVEDALGILVGKWKPVILLHLLQNGTKRFNELKRSMPGITQKMLTKQLRELENEDIIERVVYAQVPPKVEYSITNYGRSLEPILEAMHEWGTKHTLHKKQKLN from the coding sequence GTGGACAAGGCACCAGAATATTGTCGTGTAGAAGATGCATTAGGAATTTTAGTTGGAAAATGGAAACCAGTTATCTTATTACACTTATTACAGAATGGCACAAAACGTTTCAATGAATTAAAACGTAGTATGCCAGGAATTACGCAAAAAATGTTAACAAAACAATTACGTGAATTAGAAAATGAAGATATTATCGAGCGTGTTGTTTATGCACAAGTTCCACCTAAAGTTGAATATTCTATTACAAATTATGGTCGGAGTTTGGAGCCTATTTTAGAAGCCATGCATGAATGGGGTACGAAACATACCTTACACAAAAAGCAAAAACTAAATTAG
- a CDS encoding DUF4181 domain-containing protein — protein sequence MQTLFILFGIFILIQIFLNIWLRKKLEVRKKDWFSYNHVNKLHKWLDWSLRLVMVFVLPISYFIPFTVETNEYAGLPFIILMVYFILDGLLRTFMEWKYYPGRKDYIVTLVNTIVLFFFVCILYIWIIYQF from the coding sequence ATGCAAACGCTATTTATTTTATTTGGTATTTTTATATTAATACAAATTTTTCTTAATATATGGTTGCGCAAAAAATTAGAAGTTAGAAAGAAAGATTGGTTCTCTTATAATCATGTAAATAAGCTACATAAATGGCTTGATTGGTCATTACGACTCGTAATGGTGTTTGTTTTACCAATTAGTTATTTTATACCTTTTACTGTTGAAACGAATGAATACGCTGGGCTACCATTCATTATTCTCATGGTATATTTTATTTTAGACGGCTTGCTAAGAACGTTTATGGAGTGGAAATACTATCCTGGACGAAAAGATTATATTGTGACATTGGTTAATACGATAGTTTTATTTTTCTTTGTATGTATACTTTATATTTGGATTATCTATCAGTTCTAA
- a CDS encoding MBL fold metallo-hydrolase has product MDNEMSYGEDYKAIPATSIGSGVGVSVLPDLFCYTVQIVNVCLFGDEESNDFVLIDAGMPNSAEEIIKMTEDRYGVNSRPRAIILTHGHFDHVGAILELINYWDVPVYAHELEIPYLTGKKSYPKPDPSVEGGLIAKFSGLFPNEPINITGHVKALPENNSVPHMPGFRWVHTPGHTAGHVSFFREKDRVLIAGDAFVTVKQDALYKVFTQEIEISGPPRYLTPDWEAARRSVEQLAKLKPSIVVTGHGQPVSGEELTKGLKKLVDNFETVAIPDYGKYLN; this is encoded by the coding sequence ATGGATAATGAAATGTCATACGGAGAAGATTATAAAGCAATTCCTGCTACATCAATAGGTAGTGGTGTTGGAGTTTCTGTTTTACCGGATTTATTTTGTTATACGGTACAGATTGTGAATGTCTGTTTATTTGGTGATGAAGAATCAAATGATTTTGTTTTAATTGATGCAGGTATGCCAAACTCTGCTGAAGAAATTATTAAGATGACTGAAGATCGCTATGGTGTTAATAGTCGACCAAGAGCTATCATTTTGACGCATGGCCATTTTGATCATGTAGGAGCTATTTTGGAATTGATTAACTATTGGGATGTTCCAGTTTATGCTCATGAACTAGAAATACCGTATTTAACTGGGAAAAAGAGCTATCCTAAGCCGGATCCGAGTGTTGAAGGTGGTCTGATTGCGAAGTTTTCTGGACTTTTTCCAAATGAACCGATAAATATAACGGGCCACGTAAAAGCACTACCAGAAAATAACAGTGTTCCTCATATGCCAGGCTTTCGTTGGGTACACACGCCGGGACATACAGCAGGGCACGTCTCGTTTTTTAGGGAAAAAGATAGGGTGCTTATTGCTGGAGATGCGTTTGTAACTGTTAAACAAGATGCATTATATAAAGTCTTCACACAAGAAATAGAAATAAGCGGTCCGCCGAGGTATTTGACACCAGACTGGGAAGCAGCAAGAAGATCGGTTGAGCAATTAGCGAAACTAAAACCATCAATTGTGGTTACAGGTCATGGACAGCCAGTTTCTGGGGAAGAACTAACAAAAGGGTTGAAAAAATTAGTTGATAATTTTGAAACAGTTGCAATTCCTGATTATGGTAAGTATTTAAATTAA
- a CDS encoding NADPH-dependent FMN reductase has translation MKIVGLSGSNVGSKTRTAMDYTVKSIKENHSEVEVTLIDLADYDLQFSDGRNYLEYKGDTGYVVQTIMEADAIIIGTPIFQASIPATLKNIFDLLPVNAFRDKVVSMYATAGSQKHYLIIEQQLKPIVSYMKAQIVQSYVFIEEKDFQRKEIINEDVFFRIDRLVEDTVVLTETYKKIREAQEAAYDF, from the coding sequence ATGAAGATTGTAGGATTGTCAGGATCAAATGTAGGGTCTAAAACGCGAACCGCTATGGATTATACAGTTAAATCAATTAAAGAAAATCATTCAGAAGTTGAAGTGACACTAATCGATTTAGCGGACTATGATTTGCAATTTAGCGATGGTCGTAATTATTTAGAATATAAAGGAGATACAGGATATGTTGTACAAACGATAATGGAGGCAGATGCCATTATCATTGGTACACCTATCTTTCAGGCCTCTATTCCTGCTACACTGAAAAACATTTTTGATTTATTACCTGTTAATGCTTTTCGTGATAAAGTAGTTAGTATGTATGCAACGGCTGGTTCACAAAAACATTATTTAATCATAGAACAACAATTAAAGCCGATAGTAAGCTATATGAAAGCTCAAATTGTTCAGTCCTATGTATTTATTGAAGAAAAGGACTTCCAACGAAAAGAAATTATCAATGAGGATGTGTTCTTTCGAATTGATCGTTTAGTAGAAGATACAGTAGTACTTACAGAAACATATAAAAAAATCCGCGAAGCCCAAGAGGCTGCATATGATTTTTAA
- a CDS encoding NAD-dependent epimerase/dehydratase family protein — translation MKKIAIIGGSGTVGQILYKGLSEIHDCYVLDNRIEMDHAHFIYVDATDYQQLLEKIPSQTDVIINLLRMETDHAIENIEAFDKMTAVFFQASYYILQAANQLNISKVIFASSNHVSDYYEEDGNSLLNREINVKDYPYPKGLYGVLKLASEQLGFIYYLNNDMSIINIRIGSVPAESEQKAIEENSRLEKTILHKGDLIDLFSAAITAKVRFGTYYGVSDNPDKPWDISNAVAELGYQPE, via the coding sequence ATGAAAAAAATCGCAATTATAGGTGGTTCTGGAACCGTAGGCCAGATTTTATACAAAGGTTTAAGTGAAATACATGATTGTTATGTGTTAGATAATCGTATTGAAATGGATCATGCTCATTTTATTTATGTTGATGCTACTGACTATCAGCAACTCTTAGAGAAGATTCCCTCACAAACAGATGTGATTATAAATCTACTCCGGATGGAAACAGATCATGCAATTGAGAATATCGAAGCATTTGATAAAATGACAGCTGTCTTCTTTCAAGCGAGCTATTATATTTTACAGGCTGCAAATCAATTAAACATCTCTAAGGTCATTTTTGCTAGTAGTAATCATGTATCGGATTATTATGAAGAAGACGGGAATTCGTTATTAAATCGAGAAATTAATGTCAAGGATTACCCGTATCCAAAAGGGTTATACGGTGTTCTAAAGCTAGCTTCTGAACAGCTTGGATTTATTTATTATTTAAATAATGACATGTCAATTATTAATATTCGGATTGGTTCTGTACCTGCTGAAAGTGAGCAAAAGGCTATTGAGGAAAATAGCCGCTTAGAAAAGACAATCCTACACAAGGGGGATTTGATTGACTTATTTTCGGCAGCTATTACAGCAAAAGTTAGGTTTGGAACCTATTATGGCGTATCCGATAATCCAGATAAGCCATGGGATATTTCGAATGCGGTAGCAGAACTAGGCTATCAACCAGAGTGA
- the larE gene encoding ATP-dependent sacrificial sulfur transferase LarE, with amino-acid sequence MLEKNRKLGETLCEMRRVLVAFSGGVDSTFLLKRAHQELGSDNVLAVVVASELFRKEEFKGAVNLAKQMNIPVLETEIKELEDDSIVANSPDSWYYSKKMLYNHLNKLAKQKGFHYVLDGMIVDDLDDFRPGLKARTEAGVRSILQEAGLYKREIRILAKELEVPVWDKPASCSLASRIPYGTVITKEKIDQVNQAEQYIQSLGFSVVRVRHHGDVARIEALPEDIEALLACKERIGQKLQLLGFTYVSVDLFGYRVGSMNEVLDEKQKHSEVS; translated from the coding sequence ATGCTAGAAAAAAACCGAAAATTAGGAGAAACACTTTGTGAGATGAGACGTGTGCTTGTTGCTTTTTCTGGAGGAGTGGACAGCACATTCTTATTAAAGAGAGCGCATCAAGAATTAGGTTCTGATAATGTTTTAGCAGTTGTTGTAGCATCTGAATTATTTCGTAAAGAAGAATTTAAAGGGGCAGTTAATCTAGCAAAACAAATGAATATTCCTGTTTTAGAAACAGAAATAAAAGAACTGGAAGACGATTCTATCGTAGCAAATTCACCAGATAGTTGGTATTACAGTAAAAAAATGCTATATAATCACCTCAATAAATTAGCGAAACAAAAAGGTTTTCACTATGTACTGGATGGCATGATTGTGGATGATTTAGATGATTTCCGTCCTGGATTAAAAGCGCGAACCGAAGCGGGCGTTAGAAGTATACTTCAGGAAGCTGGCCTTTATAAGCGAGAAATTCGTATCTTAGCAAAAGAACTAGAAGTCCCTGTTTGGGATAAACCAGCATCTTGTAGCTTAGCTTCTCGGATACCTTATGGAACAGTAATAACGAAAGAAAAAATTGATCAAGTCAATCAGGCAGAACAATATATTCAGTCGCTAGGGTTTAGTGTTGTACGTGTACGTCATCATGGGGATGTTGCAAGAATTGAAGCTTTACCAGAAGATATAGAGGCTTTACTTGCGTGTAAAGAAAGGATAGGACAGAAATTACAATTGTTAGGATTTACGTATGTTTCTGTTGATCTATTTGGCTATCGTGTAGGAAGTATGAATGAAGTTTTAGATGAGAAACAGAAACATTCTGAAGTTAGTTAG
- a CDS encoding tagaturonate epimerase family protein yields MDSLVTVLQTLAEGKVAISNEQVKVYRDSFTEYKKDKLIMVKDLEAKWILAVGDGVLYESLTGETLKGYGKRCALSHENRLVLNQYFPYTVPQAFGTEIATMGLGDRLGLASPGHIETIKPYRVKPILAQQSIRELTLTNRSMIDILDAAAFAVFQEGYKDGYGADGDHIKLEKDIEYALSLGISFLTLDCSDQIRNDLETISVSDIEGEYEKLPAATRDYYYETYFNKQFDVNGLEIDYDKVDVIKNALLYGEALDYTEHVYKTYIQNAEKQIDFEISIDETETITSPAAHFFVANELIRRGVNVTSLAPRFCGEFQKGIDYIGDITQFEKELKAHAIISQYFGYKLSIHSGSDKFSVFPSIGEHTNGLLHIKTAGTNWLEAVRVIAAINPELYRRMHVHALEHFEETLQYYHITPNLDTIAPLEEQTDELLPAYMNHDAARQLFHVTYGILLTEKNDQGKFLFKDAFFQTLNGNEDAYRQALVKHIGKHLELLGL; encoded by the coding sequence ATGGATTCTTTAGTTACAGTACTTCAAACATTAGCAGAAGGAAAAGTTGCCATCTCGAATGAACAGGTTAAAGTTTATCGCGACTCTTTTACAGAATATAAAAAAGATAAGTTGATCATGGTCAAAGATTTAGAAGCGAAATGGATCTTAGCTGTAGGAGATGGTGTACTCTATGAATCACTAACAGGTGAAACGCTAAAGGGATATGGAAAAAGATGTGCCTTATCTCATGAAAATCGTCTAGTCTTAAATCAGTATTTTCCATACACAGTGCCACAGGCTTTTGGAACTGAAATAGCAACAATGGGATTAGGGGATCGTCTTGGATTAGCCTCACCTGGGCATATTGAAACAATTAAACCGTACCGCGTTAAACCGATTTTAGCTCAACAAAGTATTCGTGAATTAACGCTTACTAATCGATCCATGATAGATATTCTCGATGCAGCTGCCTTTGCCGTTTTTCAAGAAGGTTATAAAGATGGGTATGGTGCAGATGGAGATCATATTAAGCTCGAGAAAGATATTGAATATGCACTATCTTTAGGTATATCGTTTCTTACATTAGATTGTTCTGATCAGATTAGAAACGACCTAGAAACTATATCTGTTAGCGATATAGAAGGAGAATACGAGAAGTTGCCTGCAGCAACAAGGGATTATTACTATGAAACCTATTTTAATAAACAATTCGATGTGAATGGGTTAGAAATTGACTATGATAAAGTAGATGTAATTAAGAATGCATTATTATATGGCGAAGCTTTAGATTATACAGAGCACGTCTATAAAACTTATATTCAAAATGCTGAGAAACAAATAGACTTCGAGATATCAATTGATGAAACCGAAACGATAACCTCACCTGCAGCTCATTTTTTTGTTGCTAATGAGTTAATAAGAAGAGGCGTTAATGTCACTAGCTTGGCCCCAAGGTTTTGTGGGGAGTTTCAAAAGGGAATTGATTATATTGGTGATATTACTCAATTTGAAAAGGAATTAAAAGCACATGCGATAATTTCCCAATACTTCGGTTATAAATTAAGCATCCACTCAGGAAGCGATAAATTTAGTGTGTTCCCTAGTATTGGCGAACATACAAATGGATTACTTCATATTAAAACGGCAGGAACGAACTGGCTTGAAGCAGTCAGAGTTATTGCTGCTATTAATCCTGAATTATATCGAAGAATGCATGTTCATGCCCTAGAACATTTTGAAGAAACACTACAATACTATCATATCACGCCAAACCTAGATACAATTGCGCCGTTGGAAGAGCAAACGGATGAATTGTTACCTGCATACATGAATCATGATGCTGCTCGCCAGTTATTTCATGTCACATATGGTATTTTGTTAACGGAAAAAAATGATCAAGGTAAATTTCTATTTAAAGACGCCTTCTTTCAAACATTAAATGGAAATGAAGACGCTTATCGTCAAGCGCTTGTTAAACATATCGGAAAACATCTTGAATTATTGGGATTATAA
- the mscL gene encoding large conductance mechanosensitive channel protein MscL, with protein sequence MGLLREFRQFTMKGNAVDMGVGVVLGAAFSGFIDSLVKDILLPPIGLIYRRMNFENMYISLSGTRYSSLADAKEAGIATVNYGLFITASVRFVIVLFVVFLVIRQINRWKKPHQSPLDAMTKKECTYCCTMIPNQAIICPNCSSTLDVLPNKKRTKKPYVRVK encoded by the coding sequence ATGGGACTCTTGCGCGAATTCCGGCAATTTACAATGAAAGGAAATGCGGTCGATATGGGAGTTGGGGTAGTATTAGGTGCTGCATTTAGTGGTTTTATTGATTCGTTGGTTAAAGATATCCTACTCCCACCTATTGGTCTTATATATAGAAGAATGAATTTCGAGAATATGTACATTAGTCTAAGTGGTACGCGCTATTCTTCCTTGGCTGACGCAAAGGAAGCTGGTATTGCAACAGTTAATTATGGCTTATTTATCACCGCGTCAGTTCGTTTTGTCATTGTGTTATTTGTTGTTTTCCTTGTAATCCGTCAAATTAATCGATGGAAAAAACCACACCAAAGTCCATTAGATGCCATGACTAAAAAAGAGTGTACATATTGTTGTACAATGATACCTAACCAAGCTATTATTTGTCCAAATTGTTCATCTACGCTTGACGTGCTACCAAATAAGAAACGAACGAAGAAACCCTATGTGAGAGTTAAATAG
- a CDS encoding LLM class flavin-dependent oxidoreductase, which translates to MEKYRIDQSKGLEFGIYTLGDHLPNPLTGERISAEQRIHEIIDYAKLADQAGIDFFSVGESHQEYFATQAHAVVLSAIAQATEKIKIASSSTIISTSDPVRVYENFATLDLISKGRAEIIAGRASRVGLFDLLGYNIRDYEELFEEKFDLLRQINEENIVNWSGEFRAPLRDAQVLPRPQSGSMPIWRAVGGSPASAMKAGYAGVPMFMAHLGGPVSVFKQTIDAYRGAAERGGFDPTELPVSTAGFFYAAETSQQALKDMYPHINEGMKRTNGQGFPKQHFAQGVDPQNVMNIGSPQEIIEKMLYQHEQFGHQRYIAQIDFGGMPYDKLMKNIEIIGTEILPAIKKHTAKK; encoded by the coding sequence ATGGAAAAATATCGGATTGATCAAAGTAAAGGGTTAGAGTTTGGGATATATACGTTAGGTGATCATTTGCCTAATCCATTAACAGGAGAACGAATTTCTGCGGAACAACGGATTCATGAAATAATTGATTATGCGAAGCTGGCAGATCAAGCAGGCATTGATTTCTTTAGTGTAGGTGAAAGTCATCAAGAATATTTCGCAACACAAGCACATGCTGTTGTGTTATCTGCTATTGCTCAAGCAACAGAAAAAATTAAAATTGCAAGTTCATCAACGATCATTAGTACGTCAGATCCAGTACGTGTATATGAAAATTTTGCAACGTTAGATTTAATTTCAAAAGGTCGAGCGGAAATTATTGCAGGACGTGCATCAAGAGTAGGGCTGTTTGACTTATTGGGTTATAACATTAGAGATTACGAAGAGCTGTTTGAAGAAAAATTTGACTTATTACGACAGATTAATGAAGAAAATATTGTTAATTGGAGTGGAGAATTTCGTGCCCCTTTAAGAGACGCACAAGTTCTTCCACGTCCGCAAAGTGGATCAATGCCAATTTGGCGTGCGGTTGGTGGCTCACCTGCAAGTGCAATGAAAGCGGGTTATGCTGGTGTTCCAATGTTTATGGCGCATTTAGGTGGACCGGTTAGTGTTTTCAAACAAACAATTGATGCCTATCGTGGTGCTGCTGAACGTGGTGGTTTTGATCCAACAGAACTACCTGTTTCAACTGCAGGTTTTTTCTATGCGGCAGAAACATCTCAGCAAGCGTTAAAAGATATGTATCCTCATATTAACGAAGGTATGAAACGAACAAATGGACAAGGATTTCCTAAGCAACACTTTGCACAGGGTGTAGATCCACAAAACGTTATGAATATCGGTAGCCCACAAGAAATTATCGAAAAGATGCTCTATCAACATGAACAATTTGGACATCAGCGTTATATTGCTCAAATAGATTTTGGTGGCATGCCTTATGATAAATTAATGAAAAACATTGAAATTATTGGTACGGAAATTTTACCAGCAATTAAGAAACACACTGCAAAAAAGTAG